The following are encoded together in the Humulus lupulus chromosome 5, drHumLupu1.1, whole genome shotgun sequence genome:
- the LOC133778125 gene encoding 2-oxoglutarate-Fe(II) type oxidoreductase hxnY-like: protein MTELLKLPIVDLSSPDRSSTAASIRQACTEHGFFYLVNHGVEEELLDKHLEESKKFFSLPLEEKMKLAQKENRGYTPLYGELLDTDSDAKGDPKEYYYIGPLEDDSSPAKLNQWPSQEILPSWRPTMETYYRKVSCAGKRLLGLIALSLNLDENFFEKIGGLDKATAYLRLLHYPGELGSSDEELCGASAHSDYGTITLLASDGVPGLQICREKFKKPWVWEDVLHLKGAFIVNIGDLMERWTNCLFRSTLHRVMPVGQERYSAALFLDPKEDCLVECIQSCCSESCPPRYPPIQSGDYFKERFRLTIRSEGELES, encoded by the exons ATGACGGAGCTCCTCAAACTGCCAATCGTTGATTTATCTTCGCCGGACCGGTCATCCACCGCTGCTTCCATCCGCCAG GCATGTACGGAACATGGCTTCTTCTACCTTGTGAATCATGGGGTGGAGGAGGAGCTGTTGGATAAACATTTAGAGGAGAGCAAGAAGTTTTTCTCACTCCCATTGGAGGAGAAGATGAAATTGGCTCAAAAGGAGAATCGTGGGTATACGCCTCTTTATGGCGAGCTTCTCGATACAGATTCTGACGCCAAAG GTGACCCTAAAGAATATTATTACATTGGTCCTCTTGAAGACGATTCCAGCCCAGCTAAGTTGAATCAGTGGCCTTCTCaag AGATTCTACCTTCATGGAGGCCCACAATGGAGACCTACTACAGAAAAGTCTC ATGTGCTGGTAAAAGGTTGCTTGGTTTGATTGCCTTGTCATTGAACTTGGATGAGAACTTTTTTGAGAAAATTGGTGGCTTGGATAAAGCAACAGCATACCTTCGCCTTTTGCACTATCCAG GTGAACTAGGATCCTCTGATGAAGAATTATGTGGGGCTTCAGCTCATTCAGATTATGGAACAATCACTCTCCTTGCATCTGATGGTGTTCCAGGACTTCAG ATCTGCAGGGAAAAATTTAAGAAACCTTGGGTGTGGGAAGATGTTCTTCATCTAAAGGG GGCATTCATTGTTAACATTGGGGACCTTATGGAGAGGTGGACTAACTGTTTATTCCG GTCAACACTGCATAGAGTGATGCCAGTTGGACAAGAACGTTACTCT GCTGCGTTGTTCTTAGACCCCAAAGAAGATTGTCTAGTAGAATGCATCCAAAGTTGCTGTAGTGAGTCCTGTCCTCCAAG ATATCCCCCAATCCAAAGTGGTGACTACTTCAAAGAGCGTTTTAGGCTTACAATCCGGTCTGAAGGTGAACTTGAAAGTTGA